Within the Poecilia reticulata strain Guanapo linkage group LG13, Guppy_female_1.0+MT, whole genome shotgun sequence genome, the region ATGTGATGAGGTGCTAAAAGGTATGAAAGCCGGCATGTATCTGGATTTATAGCAAAATACATACAGGCTAAAAAGCCTTGCGTCACAGACGCTTCCTAGCATAAATATGCCTTCTCGTATCTTTCATAACTACTGAAGTCTATTCATACATTTGTTAGATTTCTcaataactaaaaacaaatctcCACCATAAAAGTATTGTGAGAATTCTAGAAGATCCACTTCCACAAACATACCTTTCTAAACATACAGCCGCTGCCAGACTTATCTCTCTCTTAGTGCgaccaaaatataaatgatGTAAACACTTTGAGAGCGATACAATCTTCTCGTTGTTTCAAGCAAAAACTTCCTGTGTGTCCTGGCGCTTGACGACCTGGGACAGGTGCTGGCATGAGAGCTGCATGCCGTCCCTTTTAGCTGCTTCGTCACGTCTGGTATAAATAGTTTTACCGAAAGCAACACAGTTGCATCCCAACAGAGGGGAGGGATCACTCAGTCCTCATAAGAGACCGGATCTCTCTCACTGAGTGTGCAGACAGCGTAGCTTACATTTAAGCCGCACGCTTCAGACATGGGCATGTATGGATCCAAGCCAAAGAAACAAGTGCAGGTCCTCCTGCTGGGCCTGGACGGCTCGGGGAAGACCACCCTGCTCTACAAGCTGAAGTACAACGAGAGCGTCGCCACGGTTCCCACTGTGGGATTCAACGTGGAGATGCTGGAGACGGACAGGGGCAGCCCGGGACTGACGGTGTGGGACGTCGGGGGCCAGAGGAAGATGAGGCCCCACTGGAAGCATCACTTCCTGGACACAGCTGGGCTGGTGTTTGTGGTGGACAGCGGGGATGGGAAGCGGCTGGACGAGGCCCACAAGGAGCTGCACCGGGTAATGGGACCAGTGAGCATTTGTCCGCTCACTTTTGGCATTTAACACCTAATTATTTCACTAATGTGTGAATAAATTTAAACTACTTAGATTATTAGTGCTGTTTTTTTAACCGTTCATTTGTTGTTTATGCAAAGCTTCCAGAGGAGGAATCATCAGGGGGGAactgatcagccaatcagagacagacttgaaaaaacatgaacagccaaggaaataaataaattcagtatatttttttctgttttaaatacataaaatgagaTAATTTATAGGAGAATGTTGACATCTATTGACAAGCATTCATGTTAggtcaaaaacattaacatgttgGAGATTCAGGGAGACTTACTGCATAGGTGAGAAGTTGTGACTGGATTTAAAAGATTCAGCAAAGGATCTGGAAACAATTATTGTTGTtagtaaataaattgttttaaaaatggctcATATTACAAAGAATAGAAATATACCTTCTAAGTGGTcggatttatttaaactttgtgtTGCACGTCACAATAATGGTGTATTCTCCTTTACATTTTAGATCTTGAGAAACCACAGTCTAAAAGGAGTTCCCCTTGTGATTCTGGCCAACAAACAGGACCTTCCAGGAGCGCTGAGCCCAGAAACACTCTGCCAGAAACTGGACCTGAGGAGAGTGTGTGAAGGCAGAGCGTGGTTCATCCAGCCCTGTTCAGCCACCATGGGAGTGGGTCTTGAAGAAGGTTTCAGAAGGATGGTCTATCTAATGAAAAACCCACTGAGACAAACTCAAGAGGACATTAAGGTGAAGATAAGGTCCAAAGGATTTAGTTTCACTGTAATCAAAAAAGCTGTGGTCTGTGGCAGCTGATAGTTTTtatgccgtttttttttttaacaaaatgttttaggttTCTAATTGCTTTACTATGCGTGTCATTTGCAAATGGCGATGGAGTTTAGTTATTCTGCATGGACCAACATCTCAATCTGGTGCAGCCACAATGTCTTCAGCTGTGGAATATAAAAGACAAGGATTTTGGATTATCTGATTTGAGAAAAACTGTGATTAAAAACGTtagttgttgtttatttcagttctatttactatatctatctatctatctatctatctatctatctatctatctatctatctatctatctatNNNNNNNNNNNNNNNNNNNNNNNNNNNNNNNNNNNNNNNNNNNNNNNNNNNNNNNNNNNNNNNNNNNNNNNNNNNNNNNNNNNNNNNNNNNNNNNNNNNNNNNNNNNNNNNNNNNNNNNNNNNNNNNNNNNNNNNNNNNNNNNNNNNNNNNNNNNNNNNNNNNNNNNNNNNNNNNNgtgtgtgtgtgtgtattaataGATATGATTGCGTGGGCATTGAATGTGAGGTAGTAAGGTGTGGCGCTCCCACCACCCAGACGTGAGCAGAGAGACCAATGAGAGTGAGGGGGATTTCCCCACCCTTCCTCTACGCCAGAGTGAGGCTGCCCTCCACCACCCGGCATTCCCAGTATGCACCGCGGACAGCAGCAGTAGAATAGTCAGCTAACGAAAGGCTACGAAAAGAGAACCAGAAAAGGGGGTAGCTCACCAGCTAAATTCAAGAGCCTAACTCTATCCAACGTTACCCAGAAGCGCTAACATGGCTGACAACGAGAAACTGGACAACCAGCGGCTGAAGAATTTCAAGAATAAGGGCCGAGATTTGGAGGTAAAAGTTGTGCTGCTGATAGGAGTCTCCGCTTACGGTCGGCGCTGCCGCCGCCAACGCTGCTGCGTTCACGGCCACCGTTCGCCTCTCTACTCCGCTGTGACGTCGTTTCTAATTCCCACTCATCGGGGAACTCTGGTGCCTGAACCCGGTCGGGGCCTTCACTTATAACCCAGTGGAGACGGCTGGCCTCGCCGTGGAGGTCTCCCCGTTTGGGTTTTTGGTTTCGTTACCCCAGCAGACCGCGCTTCTTGTTAAACATGTCAGAAAAGCGTCCGCTGGGTGAGCTAGGCCCGCTGGGGGCATGCTAGCTCAACTGAAGCATATCATTTCCCGATTCCTTTTTGCTCGGTGTCAAATGTAACCCATGTAACTAAAAGTATATatagtaaatgtaaatgtttaatctaCTGGAATAGAAGTATTCCCCTTATAGCTTTGTTAGCATGACAGTAGATTAACGTCATTTTAGCACTGCAGCAGGCTAACCTGCTTAGCTTGGTAGTAGCTGCAGTTCCACCCATCCCCCGTCCCGATAATCAAAAACAATGGCGGAAACCAGTTAGCTTCTTAGCTGCCGTCTTGCGTTGCTGTAAAGTCGGTGTAAATAATTACGTTTTGACTGCGTGTTTAAATTACGTGTGCCTAAATCCCAAATATCTACTTTTTTTCAGTTGGAATGATTGACAGATGAAAGCTAAACATGCTAGCTGTTGTCGGATCAATACATAGCCAGGTGATTTACAGTCAGCTCGGCGTGTCAGGGTCTCATGGAGGCCGGTGGGTGTCGATATTCGTCTATATCGGCTCACTGGTGGTGTGTATGATTCCGAAATACTCGTACATCCTGTTTGACAACTACTTTCTGTCAGTGAGACGGGCCTCTGGGGTCATGTCGTCTTTTAGCGTGGTAACATCTATACATTGAGGTATGTAAATGCTGAACACGCCCTTTATCTCTGAACAAGCACCTGATCACCAACCAAAACTGTATCTGGTCATTTAAATGCCATTAAATGTATAAGTGCCCCTGTGTTTAGACACACATGACTATATTTAACTCTGGCCACAAGTGAAACACCAGATCAATTATGATTGTTCTGAAATTCACACAACTTGCAATAAAACGGGTCCAATTCAGATTAAGAAATGtcagcaaataataaaataaggtCTTCTCTTATGCAGATTAAAATTCAATACTTACACCCCTAATCAATCCTTGCTGAAGTACAGTGCAGgccattttggtttaaaatgtagtttagtGAAAAATCATCCTGATTAATGATTTAATCAGCACTTCAGTTGATTAGATCATTGCCATCATTGTGTTTGAGGCAAACTATTCTCCAGTGGAAGCATGTGGCGGGTCTGTTGAGTTGAGCAAACTGTTGGCAGTGCTGGAAAGGAACGATTCTTTAAACTTGAACAAACGTCTTACAGAATCGGTTCAGTGTGAGCGCATGTCCGTCTGCCACGACCAACTGAAGAAACATGAGGAGACTCAAAATATAGACTTTCATATCCTTCAGGGATGTTATCCCAGCTTCACGCTACCATGCTTTTCCACCAAagtttgtaataaaatgtgcaacattatATTACCGATTTTagttaaaagcagaaaagcaataATTTTTCCTACTATTGCTATAAACTACATACTAATTATTAGTTATtgtaatgtttatatattttggtatttatgcatagaattaaacaaaaataagcaacattttataataaacacCCGAAACTTATTTATCACAGAGTGACACCAATATACCAAACTGATGCTAGGTTGTGAATTAGTCCAGCTATTTGCATGAGTAGTCAGCCTGCAGCCCACTTCTTACCAGACTTATTTATTATATTGATTCACTACAcataaactgaaatatattaagcctttatttcttatgACTTTTAATGGTTATAccttacagataatgaaaatcCAAAGTTCACTGTCAAAAAATTACTGTGAAAAGTAAAGCATATTAATTTCATAGAAAGCTGAGTGAAAGGGAAACTTGTGGAAGGTAAAGGTGCATCAGCAACAAGGATAACTACAGTTtagatgattttttaaaatccaaatctaCTCCATAATTTGGGGGGATTCACAAGGAGTCGACATCTACAGAGCCTTAAAGAGACAAATCCCACATGGGCTACAAACATCATATTCCTCATGCCACGCCAATACTGAACCAAAGACAAACGTCGGGCGTTTCTCCTGatttgaggagaaaaagaactggactgttgctcagagGTCCAAAgttctgtattttaaatgaaaataaagtttgcatttcTCTGGGATGCCACCACagctcagcagaaccacaggccGATGGCCTCCATGCCCTGCCGCACTGATGCAGTGAATTCATGCAAGCAGAGCCCCATTAAAATAATGAAGAGAACATGCTTTTCAGAAGcctaacatttctgtttctaatTTTAGAGTTTGACTTTCTGAAAAGAGTGTTggcaaatttaaaatgtacacaatATTCAGATTTGTTGAGCTGTACCTGTAGTTCGCTCCATGCAGTCGAGGAAAGTTCCCATCACCTTTTTGGTTTAAAGTTGTCACAAGAAGACAACTTTAAACCATAGATacataaaactattaaaaacctCAATATACTTCATTTACGTTTGCACTGGGTAAATATTGGCAACTGTTAATACGCGTTTTAGACTCTTTCAGTCTTTGCAGTGGAGTCGTGTTTAAATCATAGAAATTCATCTGTTATTGcagatgaaaatatttcttactAAGTGAAAATATCCCGTCTCAAGTTGCAATGGGTCAGACTGTACATTATGGCTTTCATATGCAGTGTCCAGCTATGGAGTTTAACTTTGCTGTACGATCAGTGATTTTGTAtcgtttttacttttattggtTGAGATTCTTCTTGCAGTCTAATGTTCATATGTTCTCTGCAGACCATGAGACGACAGAGGACCGAGGTAGTGGTGGAGCTCAGAAAGGTAATCTCTCTCTCGGTCTTATTGTATCGCCAACTAAAACTACCCAGTTAGTTTTCTGTGTCTAATCTGAGACCTGATAAATATTCCAgagtttttattatgtatttactCTGGTCCTTTCGCCGCAGCACAAAAGAGATGAGCACCTCCTGAAGAGGAGGAATGTTCCCCACGAAGACGTGTGCGAGGACTCTGATGTTGATGGAGATTTCAGATcggtacgttttttttttttttttttttctctgttttcagtcTGGTTGTCGTCTAAAAATCTAGTCAACAATTTTTGTCTTAATATTTGAATTTGTGCTGCTCATGTGAGGCTTCTTTGGTATTTTGAGAATACATCACTGTTCAGAAATAATCTCATGAAATTTACCGACGTAATCAAAGTGTAAAGTGCAGCCCAACCTCGTCCTTCCTGTTTCACGTTTAAATTATTCCTTTGTGGACGTTGTTAATGGTCTataaaaacagactgaagtcataaatattaataatcagttttcttgttttgggtGTTAAGTTTACCATCAGAACTTGAACTATTCACTGTTTTTACGGAGTATTTCCACCAAATAGTATTCATTTGTACTAGAGTTGTGCAATGTATCGAATTTCTATCATTTTTGCAGCATCAAAAGGAACCACAAAGGCAGCAATATTTAGTCAGCTATAATATTTTAACTCGCATGTATTACTACTGCATGCCAATGGTATATTTGGCCAGATGAAGGGGATTTAGCTGCACAATCAGTACAGATTGAAGATTGAAGTGACTGAGCTCAGTAGTGGGgtgaagaaaagagagaggaaaatggAGATAATAGTGACAGTTTTCGCCAATTATGTCTAAtatcatacagtttttttttaaatattgcgCAGCCCTAATTTTGCTCTTGCATCATAAAACCCTCCGTGGCCGTCTTTCAGAACATGCAGTCGGGGCGAACATCAGAGCGGTCTGTGTTGCACACTAAAAATGTCACAGGGAGGGGGGGATCGATCAGGACTCCCACCTTCAGTAAAGGTCTATGGGTTTGGTGGCATTCTGGGATTAAAATGTCCACTCAGCTGTTGAGAGTCAATCACTGTAACTACTTTACGGTGCTGAAGGCTGCTTTTGGCAGTATATCAGCAAAAGCCCACTGGTCAGACTTGGTGAGAGGCTTTAGAGGGGCCTTGTCCCTGGTGTGGGAATATTGAAAGGCATCTACCGTAATGCCTGAGTTATTTTTTctgacacatttgtttttattctcagatcttctctgtttttgtttgtttttttgtttcatggaACTTTTCTGCCAGGCAAACACTTGAGTCACCTGCAAACATAATGACTCAAGGTGGTTGCGGCTTTGGCTAACAAGCCGCTAGTTAGCTTTTGTAAAGTGTAGATTTATCACAGGTAAAGCGTAAATTTAGCACCTTTTGGCTGGATAATGTTCATCTTCTCCATTGACTCACTTCTGTTGTCACCTCGTACGATGTTGTGTTCATTCTGTGCTAAAAGGCTTGACACTACTACTATAAATTTAAGAcgcaggtcttaaatttaaatgttaatagtCTTAAAAAGGTTGTTGTATTTACCTGAATCTCTTAGCGCAGTGTCTGTTTCAAGTAATGGTTTCAAATGACCAATCTACACCTGACTTGAGGTCAGGTGTAAATTTACACCTGACCAATTTACACCTGTAACATCcagtaatataaaatattatatccATCTTCTGCACATAGTCTGATTTAACGAGTTCAAAATGTAGCAAGAGCTTAGCGACTCAAACAGAAGACATTAACCCCAATAAGTGAACAATCCTCAGACGTCGTCATATTTCTAGATGAAATCACTGGTGACGTTTGATCATTTTATATCCACCATCGTAATTCTTCAGGAATACTTAACTACCagcagaaataaactgattttcagCTGTATTTTTGTTATATGGGTATAAAAGGAAATGTGCAGAGTAGAAATGGAAACAAGTTTGTGTAAAATTGGGGTGTGAATGGATCCTAGAACTCTGTCAGATGGCAGCAATCTGATCTAAAAGAGAGAAGTCGAGGTCAGTGGGTAATAAAAGCTGAGTATCCCGCAGCCTTCAAAAGTGTTAAGTTCatgcatctaaaattaaggcttttaaaatgtctgaaagtaattttaaaaaagtttaccttaaatacattaatcacgATTCTTAAATTTTGCATTGACAGAACTATTTAATCTCGTATATtctatgtatatatttttttccttgctgGACTTTTCAGTCAAGCAAACGTTTGAGTCACACTAAGACGTCTTAATTTCATGCTGTGACTGAAAGcagttgaggctaccgctaactagcttcTAATATGCCCTAGCTAGCTTTGTGGGTTTATCACgagtaagtgcaaatttattacTATTTGGCTGGAAGacgtttgtacatttctgtggagatATAGGTCTTAAATCAATTCATAAGTCTTGAAAAGGCATGAAAAAGTCTTGAAATTGACTTGGTAAAACCTTCAGAAACTCTGTAAAAAGGACGATTAAGGTGCCCTGCATTCGGTGAAGTTTGGTGTAGAAAAACATGGGTTGAGGTAAAACGTCAGTGATGTGTTTGTTATGCATCCATCTTGTAGGCCGCTGTAAAGCATGGCCTGCTACATCATCAGCCGTCTGTGCTCCTCATTAGCTTGTAATATGCAAAACATCAAGAGGCCTTCTTTGTTCACTATTTGTCAGTAAATGCACCATGACGACCTTTCAAGCTTCACTCTCATTCTGGTGTTTAATGTTTAACacgttttattttacatctctTCTGAAGCTAATCTCTGTAATCTTCTTTTGCAGCAAAACACCTCTCTTGAAACAATAGTACAAGTAAGttgatttcagtattttaaattCGTTTCTGGGTTATTCAGTCAggcatttttaaacatgcagcaacgttgcaatattttaaaactgttcaaatcGATGCCAGTAGGAAATTGCATTGCGTTTTTCAAATcgatgtatttatttcttttaaatgcagcaCTGCTCATATAGTTGCTATGTTGACTTGCAGAATGCCACCAGTGATAACCAGGGCATCCAGCTGAGTGCTGTTCAGGCTGCCAGGTAAGGAAACGCAGCTCATGTCTGTTTACATATCTACCGTTGGCATATCATTAAATTATTCTTGTACGATTACACAGTAATGTATCTTTACCAAAGTAGTCTGAAAGCTAAATGAAGATATTTCAGgatttatgtttctgttcagttgaTGTTTGGTCTAAAAAGTCACATGTTGCACATTATAGATAAAAACAAGCAGGACTTTGCAGCGAGTTAACTTCACTGATCATCCTGCTGAGGGTTAGTTTGCCATGTAAAAAGAGTTTTTGCTCGACTGTAACAATGATTCACATCTGCCACGCAGGTGTATTTATAAGCTGCTGATTCTGCACTTGGACACCATCgcttttattttcagcaagCCTTTTGGTTATGGCTGATTGGCTCTTGTAAAATAGTGTT harbors:
- the LOC103474687 gene encoding ADP-ribosylation factor-like protein 14; the protein is MGMYGSKPKKQVQVLLLGLDGSGKTTLLYKLKYNESVATVPTVGFNVEMLETDRGSPGLTVWDVGGQRKMRPHWKHHFLDTAGLVFVVDSGDGKRLDEAHKELHRILRNHSLKGVPLVILANKQDLPGALSPETLCQKLDLRRVCEGRAWFIQPCSATMGVGLEEGFRRMVYLMKNPLRQTQEDIKVKIRSKGFSFTVIKKAVVCGS